A window of the Lagenorhynchus albirostris chromosome 1, mLagAlb1.1, whole genome shotgun sequence genome harbors these coding sequences:
- the LOC132528677 gene encoding laforin-like, whose product MLATPPPQPASLCSRPRSRRSSRPADPHRAAAGRAAAQRAPPRCLLRAAPARRPRARARAPVLPGARPPPLHRAAPRRARDGEERARGGGGGGTRSGAGPGGDAHRGRRAGRRSARSRGRGARTPAQRGLPHPGTALAYPGLRQKNTCWSPRPRRSGLARRLQSVPLPRLRLPTMKAAREEMGHRISTFPVSPSTLALIPRPVLSPGLRVLSRSSRALARGPYGSSSALLSYAPTAPVSSLGASPNLGLQS is encoded by the exons ATGCTCGCGACGCCCCCGCCCCAGCCGGCCTCCCTTTGTTCCAGGCCGCGGTCTCGCCGCTCCTCGCGCCCCGCGGACCCGCACCGAGCGGCGGCAGGCCGGGCGGCGGCGCAGCGCGCTCCTCCCCGGTGCCTCCTCCGCGCGGCCCCGGCACGAAGGCCTcgcgcccgcgcccgcgccccCGTCCTGCCCGGAGCGCGCCCACCGCCGCTCCACCGGGCGGCTCCGCGGCGCGCGCGTGACGGCGAAGAGCGCGcacggggcgggggcggcgggggcacGCGCTCCGGGGCTGGGCCGGGCGGGGACGCGCACCGGGGACGGAGGGCGGGCCGGCGCAGCGCGCGCTCCCGGGGGCGCGGGGCTCGCACACCGGCCCAGCGGGGCCTCCCCCACCCCGGCACGGCCCTCGCCTACCCAGGCCTAAGGCAGAAAAATACCTGCTGGAGCCCCCGGCCTCGGCGTTCCGG CCTGGCCCGGAGGCTACAATCAGTGCCTCTCCCTCGGCTCCGTCTCCCCACCATGAAGGCGGCTAGAGAAGAGATGGGTCACCGAATCTCCACGTTCCCGGTCAGCCCGAGCACGCTCGCCCTGATACCCCGGCCCGTCCTCAGCCCGGGGCTCCGTGTCCTCAGCAGGTCTTCCCGCGCCCTCGCCCGAGGGCCCTACGGCTCGTCCTCCGCGCTTCTCTCTTACGCCCCCACCGCACCGGTGTCATCTCTGGGGGCATCACCAAACCTGGGCCTCCAGTCCTGA